In the Flagellimonas sp. MMG031 genome, one interval contains:
- a CDS encoding DUF1080 domain-containing protein, which produces MITQRKTIYTLICTLMLGFASNIYAQDISPLEGRWDLEMDFMGKTSPSWLEIRHSGTATLVGRFVFAFGSARPVSEVETFGDNQFTFSIPNQWEPKGSDMVFHGQLEDETLKGTLIYTDGSLIEWTGVRAPKLEYTENPKWGKTIDLFNGKDLSGWHVDGEKNQWVVKDGILTSPESGSNLISDKTFQDFKLHAEFRFPEGSNSGIYLRGRYEIQIVDSEGYEPSDIYMGGIYGFVEPNENASKPAGEWQTYDITFIGRRVTIVLNGKTVISDTTIPGITGGALDSKEGEPGPFMIQGDHGPIEFRSFVVTPLKK; this is translated from the coding sequence ATGATTACCCAAAGAAAAACGATTTACACGCTTATTTGCACCCTGATGTTAGGGTTTGCCAGTAACATTTATGCACAGGATATCAGTCCGTTGGAAGGCAGGTGGGACCTGGAAATGGACTTTATGGGAAAGACCTCCCCTTCTTGGCTGGAAATACGCCATTCGGGGACCGCTACCTTGGTGGGACGCTTTGTATTTGCCTTTGGTAGTGCACGGCCTGTGTCAGAAGTGGAAACCTTTGGCGATAATCAATTCACTTTTAGCATTCCCAACCAATGGGAACCCAAGGGTAGTGACATGGTTTTTCATGGCCAATTGGAGGATGAAACCTTAAAAGGTACCTTGATCTATACCGATGGCTCCCTTATAGAATGGACTGGCGTTCGTGCTCCAAAATTGGAGTACACCGAAAATCCGAAATGGGGCAAAACAATCGATTTGTTCAATGGAAAAGACCTTTCGGGTTGGCATGTGGATGGAGAAAAGAACCAATGGGTCGTTAAAGATGGTATTTTGACCAGTCCAGAATCGGGTTCCAATCTCATCTCAGACAAAACTTTCCAGGATTTTAAGCTGCATGCCGAATTTCGTTTTCCCGAAGGAAGCAACAGTGGTATCTATCTCAGAGGGCGTTACGAAATTCAGATTGTGGACAGCGAAGGCTACGAACCTTCGGATATTTATATGGGAGGCATCTACGGATTTGTGGAGCCTAATGAGAATGCTTCCAAACCTGCTGGAGAATGGCAAACCTATGATATTACCTTTATTGGTAGAAGGGTCACTATTGTCTTGAACGGAAAAACAGTGATTTCCGATACTACGATTCCTGGAATCACAGGTGGTGCATTGGACAGCAAGGAAGGCGAGCCAGGCCCCTTTATGATTCAGGGAGACCATGGCCCGATTGAATTCCGGAGCTTTGTGGTGACTCCGCTAAAGAAATAA
- a CDS encoding endonuclease/exonuclease/phosphatase family protein, with the protein MKIVTWNCNGAFRNKFEHISDFNADIYIIQECENPAECRHPKYQEWAENYIWIGDTKNKGLAIFARPEIELKKLDWSNKFKDHFVKHFLPCKVNQDFDLLAVWTHRNNSPNFGYIGQLWKYLQVNKDKLNTTIIAGDFNSNKKWDEWDRWWNHSDVVEELRDLGIESLYHKYKGEQQGAETEPTLYFQRKLERPYHIDYVFGSKRFSDRIKKIEIGDPVEWLKISDHMPIICDIDE; encoded by the coding sequence TTGAAGATTGTAACTTGGAATTGTAATGGAGCATTTAGAAACAAGTTTGAACACATTTCAGACTTCAATGCCGACATTTACATTATCCAAGAATGTGAAAACCCAGCTGAATGTAGACACCCTAAATATCAGGAATGGGCTGAAAACTACATTTGGATTGGCGACACCAAAAACAAAGGACTTGCAATTTTTGCCCGGCCAGAAATTGAATTAAAAAAACTCGATTGGTCCAACAAGTTTAAGGACCATTTTGTAAAACACTTTTTGCCTTGTAAAGTAAATCAAGACTTTGACCTGCTTGCTGTTTGGACTCACAGAAATAACTCACCAAACTTCGGCTATATTGGACAATTATGGAAATACTTGCAAGTCAATAAAGACAAACTCAATACAACAATTATCGCAGGAGATTTTAATAGCAATAAGAAATGGGACGAATGGGATAGGTGGTGGAATCACTCTGACGTTGTAGAAGAATTGAGAGACCTAGGCATAGAAAGCCTTTACCATAAATACAAAGGTGAACAACAAGGTGCTGAAACGGAACCGACTTTGTATTTCCAACGAAAACTTGAAAGACCATATCATATTGACTATGTTTTTGGTTCTAAAAGGTTTTCTGACCGAATAAAAAAAATTGAAATTGGAGACCCAGTTGAATGGTTGAAAATAAGTGACCATATGCCTATTATTTGTGATATTGACGAATAA
- a CDS encoding DUF1080 domain-containing protein, with product MKKQIVVVACLFVAQLTFAQESISLFNGKNLDGWINHGEEKWYVEDGELICESGPKGEYGYLSTEKNYKDFELTLEFKQEADGNSGVFIRSTFDGTKVSGWQVEVAPPGKDTGGIYESYGRGWLIKPDPEKDQALKMGEWNTMKIRVEGPKVTSWLNGTEMVHLEDEKIGEGEGAIALQIHDGGGIKVKWRNIELIPLD from the coding sequence ATGAAGAAACAAATTGTAGTAGTAGCATGCCTTTTTGTGGCACAATTGACCTTTGCACAAGAATCCATTTCACTGTTCAACGGAAAAAATCTCGATGGTTGGATCAACCATGGCGAAGAGAAATGGTACGTTGAAGATGGAGAACTGATCTGTGAAAGTGGCCCCAAAGGTGAATACGGCTATTTGAGTACTGAAAAAAATTATAAGGACTTCGAGCTTACCCTAGAATTTAAACAGGAGGCTGATGGCAACAGTGGCGTTTTTATTCGCTCCACTTTTGATGGGACCAAGGTCAGCGGCTGGCAAGTGGAAGTGGCACCTCCCGGAAAGGATACTGGCGGCATATACGAATCCTACGGACGTGGTTGGCTTATAAAACCAGACCCCGAGAAAGATCAAGCCTTAAAAATGGGGGAGTGGAACACCATGAAAATTCGGGTGGAAGGTCCCAAGGTGACCTCTTGGCTCAATGGAACGGAAATGGTGCACCTGGAAGATGAAAAAATAGGAGAGGGTGAAGGTGCCATTGCGTTACAAATCCACGATGGTGGGGGCATAAAGGTAAAATGGAGAAACATTGAACTGATTCCTTTGGATTAA
- a CDS encoding MoaD/ThiS family protein, with product MTILLFGATKDIIGTPTLSVPTASLSGKKIPNTVGELKKFLESTYPELKKISKVTVAVNQNYASDHDNINSYDEIALIPPPNV from the coding sequence ATGACTATCCTTTTGTTTGGTGCCACCAAAGATATTATTGGTACACCTACCTTATCCGTTCCTACTGCCAGTTTGAGTGGGAAAAAAATACCGAACACCGTAGGGGAACTCAAAAAATTTCTGGAAAGCACCTATCCCGAGCTTAAAAAAATATCCAAAGTGACGGTTGCCGTGAACCAAAATTATGCTTCGGACCACGACAATATCAATTCGTATGACGAAATTGCGTTGATTCCGCCACCAAATGTCTAA
- a CDS encoding GntR family transcriptional regulator — protein MGRPSILRDRIKDHLLEQIQNGGLQVGKTINLAALSRDTGVSVTPIREALSQLEQAQVLKAIPNRGFVVAPLSKSEVKNLIEIVAQLEVMALENTSFGTADVQRLMALQKQMENVGSLTEGLGVRFHFHNHLVKECSNKVLLNILTDLKLRLHFYEHDFIQEGGFFKKLAVQTRSVVEAIQEDNVPTAALILRMHWMSILEHIEAQIR, from the coding sequence ATGGGACGACCATCCATTTTGCGGGACCGCATCAAGGACCATTTGCTGGAGCAAATCCAAAATGGCGGACTGCAAGTGGGCAAGACCATCAATTTGGCGGCACTATCCCGGGATACCGGTGTTAGTGTGACGCCCATTCGGGAGGCGTTGAGCCAATTGGAGCAAGCACAGGTACTCAAAGCGATTCCCAATCGTGGTTTTGTGGTAGCTCCCCTATCCAAGTCCGAAGTCAAGAATCTGATTGAAATTGTGGCTCAACTTGAAGTGATGGCCCTAGAAAACACTTCTTTTGGGACAGCTGATGTACAACGGTTGATGGCATTACAGAAACAAATGGAAAATGTGGGGAGTTTGACGGAAGGACTGGGCGTGCGCTTCCATTTTCACAACCACTTGGTGAAGGAGTGCTCCAATAAAGTGTTATTGAACATCTTGACGGATTTGAAGCTCAGGCTGCATTTTTACGAGCATGATTTTATCCAAGAGGGTGGGTTTTTCAAGAAATTGGCGGTACAGACCCGCTCCGTGGTCGAAGCCATTCAAGAAGATAACGTACCCACGGCCGCTTTGATCCTTCGGATGCATTGGATGTCCATTTTGGAGCATATCGAAGCGCAAATACGCTAA
- a CDS encoding M14 metallopeptidase family protein encodes MGESIQGRDLHLISIGEGESNIFLWSQMHGDEPTATQAIFDILNFLDAPDFKAEKEAILSKLKLHFLPMLNPDGAEVFTRRNALGIDINRDALRLQSPEGQTLKRLRDSLDADFGFNLHDQSTYYNAERTEKPATISYLATAYNYEKDINEVRANAMKVIVYMNNIIQNYAPGQVGRYSDDFEPRAFGDNIAKWGTSLILIESGGFPDDPEKQEIRKLNYVSILSALYTIANGSYNDIPIEDYEKIPRNDRKLFDLKIENVTYELMGNDYILDLGIFNQEVDLKDHDEFYYKSTIGDQGDLSTYYGYDTFDAEGYTIVPPKVAKMERIDNPMQVLKQGVAYVKTQQQDKSAFVRFPLLLVDDKFELKNFTLQPGMNPTFFLKKEEKLTHAVINGFLIDLSKPLDEQKTGNGLILKTAR; translated from the coding sequence GTGGGTGAGTCGATTCAAGGACGGGACTTGCATCTGATAAGTATAGGGGAAGGGGAGTCGAATATTTTCCTTTGGTCCCAAATGCACGGGGATGAGCCTACCGCTACGCAAGCCATCTTTGACATTTTGAACTTCTTGGATGCCCCCGATTTTAAGGCCGAAAAAGAAGCCATCCTTTCCAAGTTAAAACTTCATTTTTTGCCGATGCTCAATCCCGATGGCGCAGAGGTCTTCACCAGAAGAAATGCCTTGGGAATCGATATCAACCGGGATGCGCTGCGGCTTCAGTCACCCGAAGGGCAAACCTTAAAACGGCTTCGGGACAGTTTGGATGCCGATTTCGGCTTCAATCTGCACGACCAGAGTACCTATTATAATGCTGAGCGTACCGAAAAACCGGCCACGATTTCCTATTTGGCAACGGCCTACAATTACGAGAAGGATATCAATGAAGTCCGTGCCAACGCCATGAAAGTGATTGTGTACATGAACAACATCATCCAAAATTATGCACCTGGGCAGGTAGGACGGTACAGCGATGATTTTGAACCTCGTGCCTTTGGCGACAATATCGCTAAATGGGGAACAAGCCTTATTTTGATAGAATCCGGAGGCTTCCCGGATGATCCCGAAAAACAGGAAATCCGAAAACTCAATTATGTTTCCATCCTATCCGCATTGTACACCATTGCCAACGGCTCCTACAATGATATTCCGATTGAAGATTATGAAAAAATCCCTCGAAACGACCGCAAACTTTTCGATTTGAAGATTGAGAACGTGACCTATGAACTTATGGGCAATGACTATATCTTGGATTTGGGGATTTTTAACCAAGAAGTGGACCTAAAAGACCATGATGAATTCTATTACAAAAGTACCATAGGCGACCAAGGGGATTTATCCACTTACTACGGCTACGACACCTTTGATGCTGAAGGATATACCATTGTGCCGCCAAAAGTGGCAAAAATGGAACGTATCGACAACCCTATGCAGGTACTAAAACAAGGCGTGGCGTATGTAAAGACACAGCAACAGGATAAAAGTGCTTTTGTCCGTTTTCCATTGCTATTGGTGGATGATAAATTCGAACTCAAAAACTTTACGCTTCAACCAGGCATGAATCCTACTTTCTTTTTAAAGAAAGAAGAAAAGTTGACCCATGCCGTTATCAATGGGTTTTTGATTGACCTGTCCAAACCCTTGGATGAACAAAAAACAGGCAACGGACTTATTCTCAAAACTGCCCGATAA
- a CDS encoding DUF5004 domain-containing protein yields the protein MKKTTNFLLGLASMVLLTACSDDDGNGSGFSADALIGTWDLTAVNVSSQLDLDDDGTSSANLIDEQDCISGTITFNADNTYQFQQSNFTITTITNGQYFVDCNGSIQATGAWASDGTQVVFQGSTTLGTLQLNGNQMTLNEGQDLPDVRSYVYVKR from the coding sequence ATGAAAAAGACAACGAATTTCCTTTTGGGCCTAGCGAGTATGGTGTTGTTGACAGCCTGTAGTGATGACGATGGCAATGGCTCCGGCTTTTCCGCCGATGCACTCATTGGCACTTGGGATTTGACCGCAGTAAATGTCAGCAGCCAACTGGATTTGGATGATGATGGCACTTCCTCTGCCAATCTCATTGATGAACAGGACTGTATTTCTGGCACCATTACTTTCAATGCCGATAATACCTATCAATTCCAACAATCCAACTTTACCATTACCACCATTACCAACGGGCAGTATTTTGTGGACTGCAACGGTTCCATTCAGGCTACCGGTGCATGGGCCAGTGATGGTACACAGGTCGTTTTTCAAGGAAGCACAACGTTGGGCACCCTACAATTGAACGGCAACCAAATGACCCTGAACGAAGGACAGGATTTGCCGGATGTTCGGAGCTATGTGTATGTAAAGCGATAG
- a CDS encoding NTP transferase domain-containing protein, which translates to MKTKSESSASNPPQLFGLVLAGGSSFRMGHDKGALAYHGMPQRDYVYQLLNKVCENVFLGIQEQQLGSIPKEFSSIMDQNTYKGPFNGIMSAHETYPEAAWLVLACDLPFMDTEALQFLVQQRDTTKHATAFMGKDAAYPEPLACIWEPEGLRQAKNYLSAKGKQSPSRFLLEVDVKTVLPSNEQLLFNANAVEDYQWAKDRLKGREGS; encoded by the coding sequence GTGAAAACAAAATCTGAATCATCCGCTAGCAATCCTCCCCAACTTTTTGGTTTGGTATTGGCGGGTGGTTCCAGTTTCCGGATGGGGCATGACAAGGGGGCGTTGGCGTATCACGGCATGCCGCAACGGGACTATGTTTACCAGCTTCTGAACAAGGTTTGCGAAAACGTATTTTTGGGAATACAGGAGCAACAATTGGGGTCTATTCCAAAGGAATTTTCCTCTATTATGGATCAAAACACATATAAAGGGCCGTTTAATGGGATCATGAGTGCCCACGAAACATATCCAGAAGCCGCTTGGTTGGTGTTAGCCTGTGACCTTCCCTTTATGGATACGGAGGCTTTGCAATTTCTGGTTCAGCAACGGGACACAACCAAACATGCCACGGCCTTTATGGGAAAAGATGCTGCTTATCCCGAACCTTTGGCCTGTATCTGGGAACCTGAGGGACTGCGACAGGCTAAAAACTACTTATCGGCGAAGGGGAAGCAGAGTCCATCACGATTTCTTTTGGAAGTTGATGTTAAAACGGTTCTCCCATCCAATGAGCAGCTATTGTTCAATGCGAATGCTGTGGAAGATTACCAATGGGCAAAAGACCGTTTGAAAGGGCGGGAGGGAAGCTAG
- a CDS encoding VWA domain-containing protein — MKKILQLTLLLSIGLTLFSCGNADDDVSLDINDRELGLGQEPDDCLGFGENELLLSIQDEFTTLPGKVSVLFRVSDLMGNPISGLSADQFSIYEQGRNDDCFNSISSSESFARISPNSQVFNNNTLLVLDLSNSVLESSLDELKAATTSFINNVMPVPATDSFKMAIYWFDGEDELHLLNPLTTSATELTASVDGITTDISNDPSTDLYGAVIKSTDIAENLLRENSEVINAASVVLFTDGTDQASRYRESDALRAVAEADRNISFFTIGLGAEIDTEVLTEIGKTASVFASNSEELENTFNDISQRVEEQAGSYYLFEYCTPKRDGSGESNLVIRLSHNGLQGAVQTKFNAKGFTGGCE, encoded by the coding sequence ATGAAAAAAATACTTCAGCTTACCTTGCTTTTATCTATTGGCCTTACCTTGTTTTCTTGCGGAAACGCAGATGATGACGTGAGTTTGGACATCAACGACCGCGAATTGGGACTTGGCCAAGAACCGGATGATTGCTTGGGCTTTGGCGAAAACGAACTGCTACTTTCTATCCAAGATGAATTCACCACCCTGCCCGGAAAGGTTTCGGTGCTTTTCAGGGTTTCCGATTTAATGGGAAATCCCATTTCAGGGCTTTCGGCGGACCAGTTTTCCATATATGAGCAAGGCAGGAACGATGATTGTTTCAATTCCATTTCCTCTTCGGAGTCCTTTGCACGGATTTCGCCCAATTCGCAGGTATTTAACAACAATACCCTCTTGGTGCTGGATTTGAGCAATAGTGTTTTGGAAAGCAGCTTGGATGAACTAAAGGCTGCCACCACAAGCTTCATCAATAATGTGATGCCGGTTCCGGCAACGGATTCCTTCAAAATGGCCATTTATTGGTTTGATGGGGAGGATGAGCTCCACCTTCTAAATCCATTGACAACATCTGCAACGGAGCTGACCGCTTCCGTAGATGGAATTACTACCGATATCAGCAATGATCCTTCAACCGATTTGTACGGAGCGGTGATCAAGTCGACCGATATTGCCGAGAATTTGCTTCGTGAGAATTCCGAGGTTATCAATGCTGCATCTGTGGTACTGTTTACCGATGGAACCGACCAAGCATCGCGTTATCGGGAATCCGATGCCCTGCGTGCCGTTGCGGAAGCAGATAGGAACATTTCTTTCTTCACTATTGGACTTGGCGCGGAAATCGATACCGAAGTGTTGACCGAAATCGGGAAAACAGCCAGTGTTTTTGCCAGTAATTCCGAAGAGTTGGAAAATACCTTTAATGATATATCCCAACGTGTGGAAGAGCAGGCCGGCAGTTATTATCTTTTCGAATATTGTACACCCAAACGTGATGGCAGTGGCGAAAGCAATTTGGTAATCCGACTTTCCCACAATGGCCTTCAAGGCGCGGTACAGACCAAATTCAACGCCAAAGGTTTTACCGGAGGATGTGAGTAA